The genomic segment AAAATACATATGGCACCGCTTCCCATGTTTCATGAGAAAAAATCCACTAATATTGCAACCTGGCAGTATGTTCTGAACAATGCTTCAGAAAATAAAGATGCAGCTTTCAGATTTCTTCAGTATACAGCCAGTTATGAAGGTAGTACTGAATATGCAAAAATAATGAAAAGTTATCCTGCCAGAGTGGATGTGATCGAAAATGAAGATATTGATCTGGAAGGAATAGATATGGTACGGAAATATCTCCGGGAATATACACTGAATGCACGTCCGTTATGTGAAAATTCCATGGGAGCTGTCTCAGATATGGGAAAACTGTTTCAGGGATATGTTCTTGGACAATGTGAAGAGGACAGTTTCTTTGAGCAGGCACAAAATTGTATAAATACTTACTATTAAAAAGGCATCTTCGGATGTCCTTTTTAGTTGCGGATTTTTGATGCCGGATTTATAATAACAATAACAATGACAACAGGAGGCAGCTTCATGCAGAATCAACAACCATCAACTTTAAAGGAAATACGTGTCCATGGCACGCAGGACTTTCCCTGTGCATTTTATCAGACAGGAACCAGGATAAGAGGAAATATGGTGAAGCACCACTGGCATGAAGAAGTAGAACTGCTTTATTTTTCGGGTGGAGAGTTCTGCCTGGAAATCAATATGGAGCGTTTTGAAATTTCGGAGGAATGTTTTTATTTTATTAATCCCGGGGAACTGCACAGTATTTCTGTTGAAAAAAACGGCGGCTGTGTGGAAAATGCGGTGGTTTTTCATATGGATATGCTAAGCTCTGCATATGCTCTGGATCAGATTCAGACTAATCTGATCCAGCCGGTGCAAAATGGCAGTATCCAGTTTCCGAGATGTCTGCGAAAGAATGAACCGGCATTTGAACCGGTAAGAAAATCTTATGAAGAAATCCGTAATGTATTTGGCGGAGATTCTTTCCGGGAGAATTATTATGACGGCGAGGCGGTTACGGATGATATCACCCGACAGTTGTTTATCAAATCAGCGCTGCTTCGGATTCTGGCAGTTCTGTCTGCGAATAATCTGTTTGAGGTAACGGAGAAGAATCATGACCGTCGGATTGAGACGATCAAGACCACTCTGACTTATATTCAGGAGAACTATAAAGAGAAGATATATATTCGTGATCTGGCGGATCTGATTGGAATGAATGAACAGTATTTTTGCAGATTCTTTAAGAAAGTTATCGGACGTTCGCCTATGGAATATGTGAACGAGTACAGGATTAAGAAAGCAATCCATTATCTGAAAGAATCAGATCTGACAGTTACGGAAATCTGTCTGGAATGTGGATATAATAATCTGGGAAACTTTCTCAGGGAGTTCAGGAAATATACATCAACAACACCACTGCAGTACCGCAGACATTTACTAAAAGAAACACAGTAAATAACGATTAGATAAGTAAGCTTATGGTAATGAGAATAAAAGTTTACTTATCTGATTTTTGTATTACAGAGAATGCTGG from the Blautia wexlerae DSM 19850 genome contains:
- a CDS encoding AraC family transcriptional regulator, producing MQNQQPSTLKEIRVHGTQDFPCAFYQTGTRIRGNMVKHHWHEEVELLYFSGGEFCLEINMERFEISEECFYFINPGELHSISVEKNGGCVENAVVFHMDMLSSAYALDQIQTNLIQPVQNGSIQFPRCLRKNEPAFEPVRKSYEEIRNVFGGDSFRENYYDGEAVTDDITRQLFIKSALLRILAVLSANNLFEVTEKNHDRRIETIKTTLTYIQENYKEKIYIRDLADLIGMNEQYFCRFFKKVIGRSPMEYVNEYRIKKAIHYLKESDLTVTEICLECGYNNLGNFLREFRKYTSTTPLQYRRHLLKETQ